One stretch of Lacrimispora sphenoides DNA includes these proteins:
- a CDS encoding dipicolinate synthase subunit B, translating to MKLEGMKVGLAITGSFCTFDKIEKEIKVLVDKGADIYPIFSTNVQTTDSRFGDTGEYMKRISAMTGNKPILNLEEAEPIGPRGYLDILIIAPCTGNTLAKLANGITDTPVLMAAKAHLRNSKPLVISLSTNDALGINFKNVGELFNVKNIYFVPFGQDDPVKKPNSMIAHTELIADTLEYALDGKQIQPVIF from the coding sequence ATGAAACTGGAAGGAATGAAAGTAGGCCTGGCGATAACCGGGTCCTTTTGTACTTTTGATAAAATAGAAAAAGAAATAAAGGTTCTGGTGGACAAAGGAGCCGATATATACCCGATCTTTTCCACCAATGTGCAGACAACAGATTCCCGTTTCGGAGATACCGGGGAATACATGAAGCGTATCTCGGCCATGACAGGCAATAAGCCCATCCTGAACCTGGAGGAAGCGGAGCCTATCGGCCCCAGAGGCTATCTGGATATCCTGATCATCGCCCCCTGTACCGGAAATACCCTGGCTAAGCTGGCCAACGGCATCACGGATACCCCAGTGCTCATGGCAGCCAAGGCCCACTTAAGAAATTCTAAGCCCCTGGTGATCTCTCTCTCCACCAATGACGCCCTTGGAATTAATTTTAAGAATGTGGGTGAATTGTTTAATGTGAAAAATATCTATTTTGTTCCCTTTGGTCAGGATGACCCGGTGAAAAAGCCTAATTCCATGATTGCGCACACTGAACTCATTGCAGATACGCTGGAATATGCTCTAGACGGGAAACAGATTCAGCCAGTCATTTTTTAA
- a CDS encoding helix-turn-helix domain-containing protein: protein MNQTSVGITLNSIKNILPHTHSGLECVLLLKGKLQVEINGDIYHMSPDDIVLINCRDIHSYSAQYNNLAIMLLIEEDFLKNECEEVLNYTFQCNSILQSDSDNLYEMKRHLTRMLLVHMKKEEGSDLEFRALLFRFLVTLMQRFKVTNISQHGKQKQNTASLSHVVDYIHRNYASTVTLADTAKQMYLSPQYFSKYFKNKMGTSFLQYLNQIRLEHAVVSLLGTNQPVIKVALDHGFANAKSFSAAFQKQYGKSPGEYRKLYARPMENKTSCLEEITSDLQDNLLELVKYMKRHDMHHDTALYSPDAIKLDMCKVSHIQLKKPKKMIHIGRMTDILQSEIMEQLMEIQQLAFDFIYFESFDLEEIRIKDDTFYSNYIYNQCMHQIEKLNLSPYVQIDVSRQLERCQGNLNGYMERLSCFLSILRSNTSCQTMEPWRFEIACKDQKHLNSFADFYNSLWNLFKQEGLNVQLGILIPDWALTPGQEQEAFYETLYNLTSQVCFAGFHGYPHPFPEQDNSRTKQQMEDFYVCRVEAIETSFNTHGLPIPPLYMTRWNTLAGTGVAESGTFFRSALIFDTMMKLCGKVEAIGFLISTYHIQEFDGIHDFGILGMFLLKKVKRPVFFVLETFNYVNGGLIFYDNNIVVTKEGEEEFHIVIYSPYYMNPLYSVDLYLIEHEIHQITLILQGLVPGNYRIKRFIFDQGSAGIFNRWSGAGLPDFNDTDVVEYLERVIQPDLYFLEQKVDGECSLHASLTFNGLVLYVVKKQ from the coding sequence ATGAACCAAACGTCAGTAGGAATCACGCTTAACAGCATTAAAAACATACTGCCCCACACCCACAGCGGTCTGGAGTGCGTACTGCTGCTTAAGGGGAAATTACAAGTGGAAATCAACGGCGATATTTATCACATGTCCCCGGATGATATTGTGCTGATCAATTGCAGAGATATTCATTCCTACTCTGCCCAATATAACAACCTGGCCATAATGCTGCTCATAGAAGAAGATTTCCTTAAAAACGAATGTGAAGAGGTATTAAACTACACCTTTCAGTGTAATTCCATCCTGCAATCTGATTCGGACAATCTATATGAAATGAAACGTCACCTCACCCGCATGCTCCTGGTACATATGAAGAAGGAAGAAGGGTCTGATCTGGAATTCCGTGCCCTGCTGTTCCGCTTTTTGGTCACCCTTATGCAGCGATTTAAAGTCACGAACATTTCCCAACATGGAAAGCAGAAGCAAAATACGGCATCTCTAAGCCATGTTGTGGATTATATCCACCGCAACTACGCTTCCACCGTCACATTAGCGGATACAGCCAAGCAAATGTACCTATCCCCCCAGTACTTTTCCAAATATTTTAAAAACAAAATGGGGACAAGCTTTTTACAGTATTTAAACCAGATTCGCCTGGAACATGCCGTCGTAAGTTTGCTTGGAACCAATCAGCCCGTCATCAAGGTTGCCCTGGACCATGGATTTGCCAATGCAAAGTCCTTTTCAGCCGCCTTTCAAAAACAATATGGAAAATCTCCGGGAGAATACCGGAAGTTATATGCAAGACCTATGGAAAATAAGACAAGCTGTCTGGAAGAAATCACGTCAGATTTACAGGATAACCTGCTGGAATTGGTCAAGTATATGAAACGGCATGATATGCATCACGATACGGCCCTGTATTCCCCTGATGCTATTAAGCTGGACATGTGTAAAGTATCGCACATTCAGCTGAAAAAACCAAAAAAAATGATACATATCGGCCGCATGACGGATATTCTTCAATCAGAGATCATGGAACAACTTATGGAGATCCAGCAGCTTGCCTTTGACTTTATCTATTTTGAATCCTTTGATTTAGAAGAGATCAGAATAAAGGATGATACTTTTTATTCCAATTATATTTACAATCAGTGCATGCATCAAATCGAAAAGCTTAATCTCAGTCCTTATGTACAGATTGATGTATCCCGTCAATTGGAACGCTGTCAGGGCAATTTAAACGGATATATGGAACGCTTGTCCTGCTTTTTAAGCATACTGCGTTCTAATACCAGCTGCCAGACCATGGAGCCCTGGAGATTTGAAATAGCATGCAAGGACCAGAAGCACTTGAATAGTTTTGCCGATTTTTATAATTCCCTTTGGAATCTGTTTAAACAGGAAGGGCTTAATGTTCAATTGGGCATCTTGATACCGGACTGGGCCTTAACGCCAGGCCAAGAGCAAGAAGCCTTTTATGAGACTTTATATAATCTAACTTCACAGGTCTGCTTTGCCGGATTTCATGGATATCCCCATCCCTTCCCGGAACAGGACAATTCAAGAACAAAACAGCAAATGGAAGATTTCTACGTATGCCGTGTGGAAGCCATAGAGACGTCTTTTAACACTCATGGGCTCCCCATACCGCCTTTGTATATGACTCGCTGGAATACCCTCGCAGGCACCGGCGTAGCAGAATCAGGCACTTTCTTCCGCTCCGCCCTGATATTCGATACGATGATGAAATTATGCGGAAAAGTAGAGGCGATTGGATTCCTCATCAGTACTTATCACATCCAGGAGTTTGACGGAATCCATGATTTTGGAATACTTGGTATGTTTCTTCTAAAAAAAGTCAAACGCCCGGTTTTCTTTGTGCTGGAAACATTTAATTATGTTAATGGTGGGCTGATATTTTATGACAATAATATTGTTGTTACCAAAGAAGGGGAAGAGGAGTTTCATATCGTCATATACAGTCCTTATTACATGAATCCCCTCTACTCTGTGGATCTATATTTGATTGAACATGAGATCCATCAGATAACATTAATCTTACAGGGATTGGTACCGGGTAATTACCGGATCAAGAGGTTCATATTTGATCAGGGAAGTGCTGGCATCTTCAATCGCTGGTCAGGAGCTGGTCTGCCGGATTTTAACGATACCGATGTTGTAGAATATCTGGAGCGGGTAATACAGCCGGACTTATATTTTTTAGAACAAAAAGTAGACGGTGAATGCTCCCTGCATGCAAGTCTTACATTTAATGGCTTAGTGCTTTACGTCGTAAAAAAGCAGTAA
- a CDS encoding DUF5058 family protein, whose amino-acid sequence MNNYLDIANGGIVFLLCAIVIAYVLAQAVIFMRKAWARGLELGMEKKSMKKVMINSCVVSILPSLPILIILLLLMPSLGRYFPWLRLSVVGSGVYENMAADITAKAFGLEGIADNRFSLEVFVSAMWVMTIGIIWGPLYTAFGSKLIQKGIKVLKGKQEKRFQAIFASMFIALLCVFSGPYLSSPFRIGTTGAIGLVPLLVVIASMAISWLLDVAAKKSNIKALSEFCFPISLVLGMISAIIFSQILG is encoded by the coding sequence ATGAACAATTATTTAGACATCGCAAATGGCGGTATTGTATTTCTGCTCTGCGCTATTGTTATTGCATATGTGCTGGCACAAGCCGTCATATTCATGCGTAAGGCATGGGCCAGGGGCCTGGAACTGGGTATGGAAAAAAAATCTATGAAAAAGGTCATGATCAATAGCTGTGTGGTATCGATACTGCCAAGTTTACCGATCCTGATCATCCTGTTACTGTTAATGCCCTCTCTTGGGCGTTACTTTCCATGGCTGCGTCTTAGCGTGGTCGGTTCCGGCGTATACGAAAATATGGCTGCAGACATTACTGCAAAGGCTTTTGGCCTTGAAGGCATTGCCGACAACCGTTTTTCCCTTGAAGTCTTTGTCAGCGCCATGTGGGTTATGACCATCGGCATTATCTGGGGGCCATTATACACTGCCTTTGGTTCCAAGCTGATCCAAAAGGGAATTAAAGTTTTAAAGGGAAAACAAGAAAAACGTTTTCAGGCAATTTTCGCCTCCATGTTCATTGCCCTGCTTTGTGTTTTTTCCGGACCTTATTTATCCTCTCCTTTCCGGATAGGAACCACCGGCGCCATCGGCCTTGTTCCGCTGCTGGTAGTGATTGCATCCATGGCGATCAGCTGGCTTTTAGACGTTGCTGCTAAAAAAAGTAATATCAAGGCCTTGTCGGAATTTTGTTTTCCTATCAGTCTTGTGCTGGGTATGATCTCAGCAATTATATTCAGTCAGATATTAGGATAA
- a CDS encoding M20 family metallopeptidase — MSGKKRIIELIEKKKELFTDISDQVWGFAETRFTLDKSADLLCASMEKEGFKITRGLAGMKDAFIAEYGQGSPVIGILAEYDALTNMSQESDVAAPCPIKLGESGHGCGHHLLGAGAIAGAVGIKDYMEEAKLSGTIRLFGCPAEESGYGKAFMARDGIFNGTDVALTWHPMDSTGIWDFSSLAVFQTYFRFKGRAAHAAAAPEHGRSALDAAELMNIGVNFLREHIIDEGRVHYAFTDAGGTSANVVQPTAELYYFIRAPRTDQAKEIYDRVVKIAQGAAMMTETELEIDFDSACTSYLVNHELGKIMYDNLKQVSPIEYTTEEMAYAEQFYDQLPEATKNQIARKIEAFLPGEEKSVIEEEAKSPINRLVAPLAFPSKPMSGSTDVGDVSWTIPTATAVVTTAPNGTPAHSWQWVATGKSSIAHKGMITAGKIIAMTALDLLENPEIINKAKDEHIRNLNGKPFVSAIPPKVIPR; from the coding sequence ATGAGCGGTAAAAAAAGGATTATAGAATTAATTGAGAAAAAAAAAGAGCTATTTACAGATATCTCCGATCAGGTATGGGGATTTGCGGAGACCCGTTTTACCTTAGATAAGTCTGCTGACTTATTATGTGCTTCAATGGAAAAAGAAGGCTTTAAAATAACCAGGGGTCTTGCGGGAATGAAGGATGCCTTCATTGCCGAGTATGGCCAGGGAAGTCCTGTAATCGGAATTCTTGCCGAATACGATGCTTTGACCAACATGAGCCAGGAATCCGATGTTGCAGCTCCTTGTCCCATCAAACTAGGGGAGAGCGGCCATGGCTGCGGGCATCACCTGTTAGGCGCCGGAGCAATAGCAGGCGCTGTGGGCATTAAGGATTACATGGAAGAAGCTAAGCTTTCAGGCACCATACGCCTGTTTGGCTGCCCCGCAGAGGAAAGCGGCTATGGGAAGGCATTTATGGCAAGGGACGGTATTTTTAATGGGACTGACGTTGCCCTTACATGGCATCCCATGGATTCTACAGGCATTTGGGATTTCAGCTCCCTGGCAGTCTTTCAGACTTACTTCCGGTTTAAGGGACGGGCAGCTCATGCTGCTGCCGCGCCAGAGCATGGACGTAGCGCATTGGATGCTGCAGAATTGATGAACATCGGCGTAAACTTCCTAAGAGAGCATATAATCGATGAAGGACGGGTTCATTATGCCTTTACAGATGCAGGCGGAACCTCAGCCAACGTGGTACAGCCTACGGCAGAGCTTTATTATTTTATACGCGCCCCCAGGACAGACCAGGCAAAAGAAATTTACGACCGTGTGGTCAAGATTGCCCAGGGCGCAGCAATGATGACTGAAACAGAACTTGAAATCGATTTTGATTCCGCCTGCACCAGCTATTTGGTCAATCATGAACTGGGAAAGATCATGTATGATAACTTAAAGCAGGTAAGTCCCATTGAATATACTACTGAGGAAATGGCATATGCAGAGCAGTTCTATGACCAGCTTCCGGAGGCCACCAAGAACCAGATTGCGAGAAAGATTGAAGCCTTTCTACCAGGGGAAGAGAAATCAGTCATTGAAGAAGAAGCTAAAAGCCCTATTAACCGTCTGGTCGCTCCCCTTGCCTTCCCAAGCAAGCCCATGAGCGGGTCCACGGATGTAGGGGATGTAAGCTGGACTATCCCAACAGCTACCGCTGTGGTCACGACTGCCCCAAACGGAACTCCTGCCCATTCCTGGCAGTGGGTTGCCACCGGTAAATCAAGCATTGCACATAAGGGAATGATCACTGCCGGAAAGATCATTGCAATGACCGCTCTAGATCTATTGGAGAATCCTGAGATTATAAATAAAGCAAAAGATGAACATATAAGAAACTTAAACGGCAAGCCTTTTGTGAGCGCGATTCCGCCGAAGGTAATCCCTCGTTAG
- a CDS encoding LysM peptidoglycan-binding domain-containing protein, whose product MATCPQGLFPYTIRRGDTLWMIAQRYYTSVAAIRAANPGLNPQNLTVGQTICVPARRAPRPPVPTPPSRCPEGLRTHVVQRNDTLWLLAHRYCTTVDTIMALNRGLTPGNLREGQVILIPAGFNLSNLPFWFRSMDVQDFSPEKMTDNRDMTYYPEETYSYTTDSGDTQ is encoded by the coding sequence ATGGCTACTTGTCCTCAAGGACTGTTTCCTTATACCATTAGACGCGGTGATACACTATGGATGATTGCACAACGTTATTATACTTCCGTTGCTGCTATTAGAGCGGCAAACCCAGGGTTAAATCCACAGAACTTAACAGTGGGGCAGACCATTTGCGTCCCGGCAAGAAGAGCTCCCCGTCCTCCGGTTCCAACTCCACCGAGCCGCTGTCCAGAAGGTCTTCGAACCCATGTCGTTCAGCGAAATGATACTTTATGGCTTCTTGCTCATCGATACTGCACCACCGTAGATACCATTATGGCTCTGAATCGCGGCTTGACTCCCGGCAATCTGAGAGAAGGTCAGGTAATCTTAATCCCGGCCGGATTCAACCTGTCCAATCTACCTTTCTGGTTCCGTTCCATGGATGTCCAGGATTTCTCTCCAGAGAAAATGACTGACAACAGGGATATGACCTACTATCCGGAAGAAACATATTCCTATACTACTGATTCCGGCGATACGCAATAA
- a CDS encoding alkaline phosphatase family protein → MSKGKAKHLVVISYDAFSEDNWEKASRLPNLSRLIKSGAFSTKLKSVYPTLTYVVHTTMMTGVYPDKHGIYHNTPLQPFIDEEEQAWFWFKKDIKAPAVYDALRNCEMKSAGILWPVTGKAYIRYNLPEIKAIGRENQALKILKNGSPFFCMGLEKKYGKLRKGIEQPYLDDFTAMCGQDTILSKKPELLMMHFIELDDAKHHYGTDSPEIDKVLIRMDERIGKIIEAVREAGIFEETVFLVLGDHGQKNVRYKVKLNQLLKEEGLIYEENGKMFWRAYIQSAGGSAYLHLKENDEDAKQRVLQILLKAAEEKNLGIERIYTREELERFHAFPVSGYMLEAKTGYCFDDSLTGTLVTDLEKENRKYATHGYSPEKPEYQCGFVVSGNCIKKEYQLGEIQMVDIAPTIAAILGIDFGPCDGRVLDEIFRIGSNCYVTVNRR, encoded by the coding sequence ATGAGTAAAGGAAAAGCAAAACATTTGGTGGTGATCTCCTATGATGCATTTTCTGAAGATAACTGGGAAAAGGCAAGTCGGCTTCCCAACCTTTCCCGATTAATAAAAAGCGGAGCGTTCAGTACAAAATTAAAAAGCGTCTATCCGACTCTTACCTATGTAGTGCATACCACTATGATGACCGGCGTTTATCCGGATAAGCATGGAATCTATCATAATACCCCTCTCCAGCCTTTTATTGATGAAGAAGAACAGGCGTGGTTCTGGTTTAAAAAGGATATCAAGGCACCTGCTGTGTATGATGCTTTGAGAAATTGTGAAATGAAATCAGCCGGAATCCTTTGGCCTGTTACCGGAAAGGCCTACATTCGCTATAATCTTCCGGAGATAAAGGCAATCGGACGTGAGAATCAAGCGCTTAAGATCTTAAAAAATGGAAGTCCATTTTTTTGCATGGGGCTTGAGAAAAAATATGGAAAATTAAGAAAAGGGATTGAACAGCCTTACCTGGATGATTTTACAGCCATGTGCGGACAAGACACCATTCTAAGTAAAAAACCGGAACTTCTGATGATGCACTTCATTGAACTGGACGATGCGAAGCATCATTATGGGACAGACAGTCCTGAGATTGACAAGGTTCTGATCCGGATGGATGAAAGAATCGGTAAGATTATCGAGGCAGTTCGGGAGGCAGGCATTTTTGAGGAAACGGTTTTTCTGGTGTTGGGAGATCATGGGCAGAAAAATGTAAGGTACAAGGTGAAGCTGAATCAATTGTTAAAAGAAGAAGGCCTTATTTATGAAGAAAATGGGAAAATGTTTTGGAGAGCCTATATACAGTCTGCAGGAGGATCTGCCTATTTGCACTTAAAGGAAAATGACGAGGATGCGAAGCAGCGTGTACTACAGATTCTTCTAAAAGCGGCAGAAGAGAAGAACCTAGGTATTGAGAGGATCTATACCAGAGAAGAACTGGAACGTTTTCATGCGTTCCCGGTTTCGGGGTATATGCTGGAAGCAAAGACTGGTTACTGTTTTGATGACAGCCTTACCGGGACCCTTGTGACTGACTTGGAGAAAGAGAATAGAAAGTATGCAACTCATGGGTATTCTCCAGAGAAACCAGAGTATCAATGTGGCTTTGTAGTATCAGGAAATTGTATTAAGAAAGAATACCAGTTGGGAGAAATCCAGATGGTAGATATAGCTCCTACGATTGCAGCAATTCTCGGCATTGATTTCGGCCCTTGTGACGGCAGAGTGTTGGATGAGATATTCAGAATTGGGAGCAATTGCTATGTGACGGTGAATCGAAGGTAA
- the hemL gene encoding glutamate-1-semialdehyde 2,1-aminomutase, translated as MTKSEQLFERAVKHLPGGVNSPVRAFLSVGGSPRFIESADGAYIYDVDGNKYIDYINSWGPMILGHNHEIIRKAVIEAAQKGLSYGAATEVEVEMAELLCEIVPCFEMVRMVNSGTEAVMSAIRAARGYTRRSKIIKFEGCYHGHSDGLLVKAGSGVMAAGIPDSLGVPSNIVKDTLQAKYNDLDSVIELFEQNKDEIAAIIVEPVAANMGVVLPQEGFLQGLRELCTKHRALLIFDEVITGFRLSLSGAQGYYNVMPDLATFGKIIGGGMPVGCYGGRREIMEMVAPVGPVYQAGTLSGNPVAMAAGMAQLKYLKEHPEVYTKINELGEYFRNKVDLLFGRYNIKYQVTGIGSLACFFFANSKVTDYETAKMADTKEYARYFRFMLEHGVYIAPAQFEAMFFSYAHTHQDVEDTLLVIEQYLKSI; from the coding sequence ATGACTAAATCAGAACAACTATTTGAACGGGCAGTAAAACATCTTCCAGGTGGAGTAAATAGTCCGGTAAGGGCATTTTTATCAGTAGGAGGAAGTCCGCGTTTTATTGAGTCGGCAGATGGGGCTTATATCTATGATGTAGATGGAAATAAATATATTGATTATATAAATTCATGGGGGCCGATGATTCTAGGTCATAATCATGAAATTATCCGCAAGGCAGTGATAGAAGCAGCACAAAAAGGTTTAAGTTATGGTGCTGCTACAGAAGTTGAAGTTGAAATGGCAGAACTATTATGTGAAATAGTTCCATGCTTTGAAATGGTCCGAATGGTAAACTCAGGAACAGAAGCAGTAATGAGTGCTATTCGAGCTGCAAGAGGATATACAAGAAGAAGTAAAATTATTAAATTTGAAGGCTGCTATCATGGTCATAGCGATGGTTTATTAGTAAAAGCAGGGTCTGGAGTAATGGCTGCTGGAATTCCTGACAGTTTGGGAGTTCCTAGTAATATTGTAAAAGACACATTACAAGCAAAGTATAACGATCTGGATAGTGTTATCGAATTATTTGAGCAGAATAAGGATGAAATCGCTGCGATTATTGTAGAACCAGTGGCAGCTAATATGGGAGTTGTATTACCGCAAGAGGGATTTTTACAAGGTCTAAGAGAGTTATGTACGAAACATAGAGCACTTCTGATTTTTGACGAAGTAATTACAGGTTTTCGCCTTTCTTTAAGCGGAGCACAAGGTTATTATAATGTCATGCCAGACTTAGCTACATTTGGAAAAATTATAGGTGGTGGTATGCCGGTGGGGTGCTATGGTGGACGACGCGAAATTATGGAAATGGTGGCACCAGTTGGTCCGGTATATCAAGCAGGAACCTTAAGTGGGAACCCGGTTGCTATGGCAGCAGGTATGGCTCAGCTTAAGTATTTGAAGGAACATCCGGAGGTTTATACTAAGATTAATGAACTTGGAGAGTATTTTAGGAATAAGGTAGATTTGTTATTTGGCAGGTATAATATAAAGTATCAAGTGACTGGGATAGGTTCACTAGCATGCTTTTTCTTTGCTAATTCTAAGGTTACGGATTATGAGACGGCAAAGATGGCAGATACGAAGGAATATGCAAGATATTTTAGATTTATGTTAGAACATGGAGTATATATAGCACCTGCTCAATTTGAGGCAATGTTCTTTTCTTATGCACATACTCATCAGGACGTTGAAGACACTCTTCTTGTTATTGAACAATATTTAAAGTCAATATAA
- the cobA gene encoding uroporphyrinogen-III C-methyltransferase — MMAGKVWLVGAGPSDPGLLTIKGKDVLEQAEVVVYDQLVGQGILQMIPKSAKKINVGKYSGNHTVVQERINEILLEEALEGKRVVRLKGGDPFLFGRGGEELELLCEHGVPYEIVPGITSAISVPAYAGIPVTHRDFTSSLHIITGHRKKGCQESIDYKSLAALGETTLVFLMGVAALPDICRGLIEAGMDQTTPAAILERGTTAKQRNVIATIATLPEEATKQNIGTPGIIVVGKVCSLSQTFAWAEKRLLSGARVVVTRPKDKVSSLATKLYDLGAEVVMLSGTSVKPILDNPQLIEVLNTIKDYKWILFGSEVAVDIFFDRLFQQQIDIRSLWNCHFGAVGPATRKAIEKRGIRVTYMPEKYYGMELGKGIAAMAQPEDKVLVLIPNETDSELANYLSITNVHMKAVPLYDIIYEENEQVCIEETDIVTFTSASTVRSFVKTMKDMDFHKVQAVCIGELTAKEAALHGMKITAAKEATIDSLIERVIEINMRGSCH; from the coding sequence ATGATGGCAGGAAAAGTGTGGTTAGTCGGCGCAGGACCATCGGATCCCGGATTGCTTACGATAAAAGGAAAAGATGTTTTAGAGCAAGCGGAAGTAGTGGTATATGATCAGTTGGTAGGACAAGGAATTCTTCAGATGATACCAAAGTCTGCTAAGAAGATAAATGTAGGGAAATATTCAGGAAATCATACGGTAGTACAAGAGCGGATTAATGAAATTCTTTTAGAAGAGGCTTTAGAGGGAAAAAGAGTAGTAAGGCTAAAAGGCGGTGATCCCTTCTTATTTGGTCGAGGGGGAGAGGAGCTTGAGTTGCTTTGTGAACATGGTGTTCCTTATGAGATTGTACCAGGTATTACATCTGCAATCTCTGTACCTGCCTATGCAGGGATACCGGTGACTCATCGTGATTTCACCTCCTCTTTGCATATTATTACCGGACATAGAAAGAAAGGATGCCAGGAATCCATAGATTATAAAAGTTTAGCAGCGCTTGGAGAAACAACACTCGTGTTTTTGATGGGGGTTGCTGCATTACCTGATATTTGCAGAGGATTAATAGAAGCAGGAATGGATCAAACGACTCCTGCAGCAATATTAGAACGTGGTACAACAGCAAAGCAGAGAAATGTGATTGCAACTATTGCTACTTTGCCAGAGGAAGCCACAAAGCAGAATATAGGAACACCTGGAATTATTGTAGTAGGCAAAGTGTGTTCACTTTCTCAAACCTTTGCTTGGGCAGAGAAGAGACTGCTTAGCGGAGCAAGAGTGGTTGTAACAAGACCAAAAGATAAAGTATCCTCACTTGCAACAAAGCTATATGATCTTGGAGCAGAGGTGGTCATGTTATCAGGAACTTCTGTAAAGCCAATTCTGGATAACCCCCAATTGATAGAGGTACTTAATACAATCAAGGATTATAAATGGATTCTGTTTGGAAGTGAAGTGGCTGTAGATATATTTTTCGATCGTTTATTTCAACAGCAGATAGATATTCGAAGCTTATGGAATTGTCATTTTGGAGCAGTAGGACCTGCTACCCGCAAGGCAATAGAGAAAAGAGGTATTCGTGTAACCTATATGCCAGAGAAATATTATGGAATGGAACTTGGAAAAGGAATTGCAGCAATGGCCCAGCCGGAAGACAAAGTGCTTGTATTAATACCCAATGAAACAGACAGCGAACTTGCTAATTATTTGTCTATTACAAATGTTCATATGAAGGCTGTTCCATTGTACGATATTATTTATGAAGAAAATGAACAAGTATGTATCGAGGAAACAGATATTGTAACATTTACAAGTGCTTCAACAGTTCGCAGCTTTGTCAAAACAATGAAGGATATGGATTTTCATAAGGTTCAAGCAGTTTGTATTGGTGAGCTGACGGCGAAAGAAGCAGCATTGCATGGAATGAAAATTACAGCTGCAAAAGAAGCTACCATTGATAGTTTAATTGAAAGGGTTATAGAAATAAATATGAGGGGATCGTGTCACTGA
- the hemC gene encoding hydroxymethylbilane synthase — MKKNKIVVGSRDSKLAVMQTELVMKEIMRYNPEIELELITLKTTGDLILDQSLDKIGGKGLFVKELDQALLDGRIDIAIHSLKDMPMEENEELPIVALPKRGDARDVLVLPQGCEFVENEDKALYYQNIGSSSARRKLQIKKIIPDACTNIVRGNVITRLAKLDRGEYSSLILAAAGLQRVGLPQRISHYFSAEEMIPAAGQGILSIQARRDIDVEFLKYINDDNTTYAALAERSFVRTLDGGCSSPIAAHATVEGGYIKLIGLYYNEITTEHRVAEVVDRKERAEIVGEQLALRLRGEIG; from the coding sequence ATGAAAAAGAATAAAATTGTAGTGGGTAGTCGAGATAGTAAATTAGCTGTAATGCAGACTGAATTAGTAATGAAAGAGATTATGCGCTACAACCCGGAAATAGAGCTAGAGTTAATTACGTTAAAGACTACCGGTGATTTAATATTAGATCAGAGCTTAGATAAAATTGGTGGAAAAGGTCTTTTTGTAAAGGAATTAGACCAAGCATTGCTAGATGGTAGAATTGATATTGCAATTCATAGCTTAAAGGATATGCCTATGGAAGAGAATGAAGAACTTCCAATTGTGGCGTTACCAAAGCGAGGGGATGCAAGAGATGTATTAGTGCTCCCACAAGGATGTGAATTCGTAGAAAATGAAGATAAGGCTTTATACTATCAAAATATCGGCTCTTCTAGTGCAAGAAGAAAGTTACAAATAAAAAAAATAATTCCAGATGCGTGTACAAATATTGTTCGCGGAAATGTAATTACGAGACTGGCTAAATTAGATAGGGGAGAATATTCCTCTTTGATTTTAGCAGCAGCAGGGTTACAAAGAGTTGGATTGCCTCAACGTATTAGTCACTATTTTTCGGCGGAAGAGATGATTCCGGCAGCAGGTCAAGGCATTCTTTCCATTCAAGCCAGAAGAGATATAGATGTCGAATTCTTAAAATACATAAATGATGATAATACCACATATGCAGCCTTAGCTGAAAGAAGCTTTGTCCGCACTTTAGATGGAGGCTGTTCTTCTCCAATCGCAGCGCATGCAACGGTAGAAGGAGGATATATAAAGTTAATCGGCTTGTATTATAATGAGATAACTACAGAACATAGAGTTGCCGAAGTTGTAGACCGCAAGGAAAGAGCAGAAATAGTCGGAGAACAATTAGCATTACGCTTAAGAGGTGAGATTGGATGA